A stretch of DNA from Pseudobacteriovorax antillogorgiicola:
AGTGGGCTTTCCGTTTCGCGAGGTTGGTAACAATCAGTCTAGCAGCGCTTTAGACCTAGCTTTGAAATTCATGAGTCTATTCAATGAAATCATGAACAAAGACCCTTATCAGAGGCCTTTTAACTGCTCGATCGGAATTGCTAAGGGAAAGGTGAAGGGCTACTTCTCAAAAGCTGGGGCGATCCGTCACGACCTTTGGGGGCCAGCAGTGGTACTCGCCACAAGGTACGAGGCGATGAGAAAGCTGATATTTGACCGAGAAGGGGTGCCCCTCTCCAATATACTTACGATTCAGCAGGATGTTTATGAGGAGTTGCCTCCAGAGGAGCAGGCCCGATTCCGTGTGATTAACTTAGAAGACCGAAATTATCGGGTCCGCGATGATTCGAAGGCCAGATTTCTAGCGTTTCGCAATGACTTTGATACCAAGCATAAGCTCCTCGACTCCTCGGCCTAAGAGCTAGGATTTACCCTTACTTGCTTCCTTACCCAGTTGGGATAATCGATTGAATGGCTTGCGAATGGTTCCCCAGATGATAATGGATTCTCGGTCCTGGTGCATCGAGGGCAGAAAAACTTCCGTGTCGATTGTGTCAATATACTGAGAAAGCCATGGCTGGTTCGCATGGCGTTTGTCGCCGATAAAAACTATAGGGCAACCAACATCGGATGAAAGGTCATCCCGGAAGTCGTAGTAGCTGGGGCGATTTTGATCGAATACATGAATCGATGGCTGACCATCCATATAAAACGAAAGTTGGGCACCCCAGAACCAGCGGAAACTGCCAATCCGCGGCTGGTCCTTACAGTGTGCGGGAAGGTCGAGGTGGGAAAAGTGAGCCGGACTAAAGGCCTCTCGCTCTTTTAGGTCTTCGACTAGATAAGGCCAAAGGGTTAGTTCACCAAGTCCTTGAGGTTTACCACCCAGGCTCGTCAGCAAACTTTGTCGAAGGGAAGGAACCCCAACGGCAAGAGCCAGAATTCCTACCAACGCTGTGCTATAAATCACATTGCCCTTGAACCACCACGACTTCGCCGATGGATTGCCTAAAACGATCACCGGACTCAATAGCCACAAGCTTGGTAGAGGCCAGTGAGGTAGCACTTCTTTGAAAAAGCTCATGGCAATGACAAGGGCAAGCAAGGGTAAGGAGGCGGCACACAGGAGCTGAACCCCTTGGTTACCTATTCCAAGTCTTACGCCTTTGATCAGCCCCCACAGGACTAAGGGCGTGAGTAGGAGTAATTCAGCTGTTATGATTCTGAGTCCCCAGTCGAGATGGAAGCTAGGCTCTGCAAAGCCATGGCTGAGTTGGAATCGGAAGGATGCAAATTGATTGGCTATGTTCCAAAAGACCACGGGACTCACTGCGATGGCAAAGCCCACCAGGTAGGCACTTACCCGACTGAGTTTTCGACAGTCTTTGCAAGCAAGGAATAAGTATAGGCTGCCAGCACCACCGATAGCAATGCCGTGGTATTTGCTTAGAAACGAGAGACCCACCAGCAAGCCTAGAAGAAAGCCCTGGAAACTAGAAAGCTGACCGTGCTGCTCTTTTAAAATGTAAATCCCTAAGGCGAGAAATGCAGAAAGCCAAAGAAGTAGCCCAGCATCTGGCATCAGCATAAACCCACCAAGATTGATAATAGGGGCCAATTGGGTTGCCAGAAGAAAAACAAGCTTCTGATTTACGCTAAGAGCGTTTCTACTCAGTTTGCTAGCAATATAGATGAGGTTCAAGCTGAGGCCTAAGTGGGCGATGGGAATCCAAAACCGGCCTTCCAGGTAGCCAGAAAAGGGCCATACCCACTGGCCGAGTTTTGAAAGCCAGGCTACGAAGGGTGGATGATCGTAGTAGGAAAGCTGGAGCGCGCGGCCCCAATCCCAGTAGTAGGCCTCGTCATTGCCCAAAGGGATGCTTGCTGCCATCCCATAGCGGATGCCATACAGAGCAATGAATAGGTAGCCAAGCCATGATTGTTCGAAAAACTGCTTAAGTGCCGTGCGGTACGAGCTGACAAAGGAGGTCATATGGCCTTCACAAACTAAATTCCCGTTAAAAGTCTTAATCTCTGACGAGGCAGAAACTCACCATCTCACAAGGTGACCGATCCTAAATCATTCAGCGAGAAATTTCAGCCCGATCTTTCAAACCTACGCCTCGGAAAATTTAAATACCAATTATGAAACATACTGCAATCATTTATCGAAAATTTATTGGCGTACTCTATCAGCTTTGTAGCCTAGGCTAAGGTCTCGCCATTTAGCGATGGGAGGCCTTATGGGGACCACTGACGTTGTGAGGAAGCTATGGTCATTGTCGTTTCACCCTTGAAAACCATATACAAAATAATAGCTTATGGGATATCTTGGCTATTGCTTTCCCTCATTCTACTACGCTCAATGGCGGCGATCCCAGCAGCACTTGCCTGGGACCCCATAGCTGTAGCATCGTACCTACCCACGCATTTTGCTATCGGTCTGGCTATCCTAGCGTTTGCTCTCCTGGCATCGGTAGGCCATAGTAGGATGGGCTTGGTGGCTATTGCCATTGCTGGGCTAAGCTATGGTATCGACGGCGATCATCGCTTGTTTAGCCAAGCCATCAAGAGCGCTGAGCTTTACGCTGATGGTAAAAATCAAGACCGAAAGGTCCAAGCACTCGCTCTTAACGCCCAATGCTATACCAAGGGCGTTCAGGCTGTATTTGGCTTTATCGAAGACTTTCAGCCAGATGTCGTACTACTTTCCGAAAACTGTCTCACCCGAGAGCGTCAGGAGCATGGCGAGGATCTCGCTGCGGAGCATATTCCCAACTACTACTGGGGACATAGCGCATCTTCAACGACCGTGTTGACTCGCCACGAGTTGGTTTCCTATACGGATGTGCCGCTGCCATCCCCTGAAGTGTCTTTGACGCGGCATAACACCGATATGAACTTTTCTAACATGAGTAGGCGGCAATTCGGTCATGCTGTGGTGAGGATTCACGGTCAGAATATTCATGTGATTTCCTTGCGTTTGATCGCTGGCCGGGCACCAAGTCATCATCCGTGGGATAAGTTTCGGTGGGGATTGAAGCTTTTTCAGTTTCAGAAGCAGGAACTTGCCTTTGTCGAAGACTACTTAAGCCAGCTCGATGGCCCCATCATTCTTGGGGGAGATTTGAATGCAACCCCAGGCTCCTGGCCCTTGAAAGCCTTAGGTAAAAACCTCAAAGACAATCGTCTCGAAAATAGCTGGTTTGGCGGGTTTACCTTCCGGAATGACACGCTAGCAACCTTACGTCTCGATTTCCTGCTTTACAATGACCGATTGGATTCTTTAGACTCGGCGATCATTAGAGAAGTGGTGTCCGATCACTACCCAGTTCTAGGCACCTTTGGATTGAAAGAGTCTCACTAGGAATCGCGTATTGCAACATCAAAAGCTAGCGCTGACCAGGCTTCAAGAGCTAGTTCCACAGGCTGGCACCATAAAAATTCTCGTAGCGACTTGCTTTGTGTTGGCCGCTATAGGGCCTTGGGATCAACCATTGACTCATTGGCTAGCGGAGCATCGCGTGGCAAGCTTTGCCCAGTATTGGCATCAAAGCATCTTTGAAGGCGATCCTATTGGGGCCAGCGATTATCCGGTCTTCCTATACATCATTGCACTAGTGGTATTGATCTTGATCCTGCCTTGGAAGGCCAAGCATGATCGCCTTGCGCGGCTTTGGCTTTGGTCGAGTTTTATCCTCTATTCGGGACTGGTCACAGCTATTGGCTTTATCCATCCACTGAAACACTTATGGGGACGAGCTCGACCCTATCTGGTGGCGAAAGACGAAGCTCCATTTAGCCCTTGGTATCTGCCTGGTGCCTTTGATTGGATGAGTGATCGTTTTTCGGGAAGCCTCCCTAGCGGCCATACCTCGACCTTTCTGATTCTTATCACCTTATCCTACTGCATCTATCATCGTTTTTATCGGCAAAAGACCCGTTTGATCCTAGTATTAGCACTGCTGGCTTCAATCTCACTTAGTTTTGCGATGGGAGTCAGTCGATCTATGCAAATGCAGCATTGGGTTACGGATTGGATTCTCAGTGTTGGTGGAGGATGGGCGTTAATCCACTATCTTTTCTATCAAGTTTGGAAGATGGATCAACGCTTGACGCCGACGTCTCATGGGAAAACTCCAAGTCTTTCGGCAATGACATTGATCGCTATACCCATTCTTATGCTGGGCTGGTTTCTAAGCTTGCGTCTGTTGTGGTCTCTCCTGGGCCGCTAAGCGATCATGCTTTCTCGCAACGGGCAACTTCGCTTTAGCTGAAAAGAGGTGTTTGGTGAATTGTCTCATGACCAAGCCGTGAATGATCGCCTGGCTGAAGCGATAAACCATCCAGGGCAGAGCTGGGACATAGTCGTGGATCGCTGCCAGTATACTGTCTTCGTGAGGCAGTTGGCGGAACTCCAAGCGTCCTCGTTGCTTCTGCTTATGGGCTAAGATTCCCCCTTTGATATAAAACAAGCTTCGAGTTGGTTCGCTCCTTTCTGCGGAGTACTGGAGCTTGAGTAAATCGATTCGCGTATGGTTAATGTAGAAATAAGCACAGTTATCCTCGACGCGAACGGATATGATGTAGCGCATGGCCCGAGGCAGCCAATTTAAATACTCGTGAGCCACATCATCTGCCGTCCAGCCCTTGGGGAGGCTGAGGCGCTGGATAGAGCGAACCTGGCGCCCACTTTGCTTCCGAAACCACGAACGGAAGGCATGTGGGGGGCGGAATGATTCGATATCTTTACTAGCAAAAATTTTATCTAAGGCCTCGGCGAAGCTGACAAATCGGTGGCCTGGAATTTTAAGCCGGTGCTGATCGCGTACGAGCATAGGTTGTTTAAGACTTCCCACCAGAGGTCTCGTCAATTCCAAAGGCGCACCAGAAATCAGAGTTATCCATAGGCTCGAAAGAGTCGGTGAGAAAGTGTCGATATGCACGATTTTAGGCTCGCGAGCAACTTTCTTGCCAATCATCTTCATCATGGTTTCATAGGACAAGGGTGGCTCGCTGCCTAAGTCATAGGTGTGGCCGGAAGTTTCGCTTTGACTTAGGCAGTGCTCAATAGCAAGGACCACATCATCCACATAAACCGGTTGGGATAAGGTCTCTGTCCATGATGGGAGAAGCATCAATGGTAACTTCTTTGATAGGCGATACATCATGGAGAACGACGAACCCCGAGATCCTGCGATAATTCCTGCCCGAAGAATTGTGACGTCAGGGTAATAGGTGCGTAGCAGAGATTCCACTTCGAGCCGGCTTTCCAGGTGTGTCGAACGCTTGCCATCTGGAATGAGTCCCGACAAGTAAATCACCCTCTTGACACCACAGGTACGGGCTGCCCTAGCAAAGTTGTCGGCTAGGGAAATATCGAAGTCTTGAAAGTTTCCCTGGTTGAGGCCGGCCGATGCTAGCATCGAATGAACCAGATAGATCGCAACGTCGCAGCCGGAGAGACTTTTTTCCAGATCTCGCAGGTTATGAAGATCGCAGGGAGCCCAGTCGTACTCACCGTCGTCGAGGCGCGGCCGACTCCGCGACAGAGCTTGGCACTGATAGGTGCCAGTCAAGGCTTTGAGTAAGCTTACGCCAATGAATCCACTTGCCCCAACAATCGCAACTCGCATGTATCCTCCTCATTTATCAAGACCCTAAGGTATTCTACGATCCGAGCAACTGCAAATAAGACGCATCAAGTATAGGCGGCTGGGAGTGGCCAGGATAGTCGGGAAAATTGCCATTTTCTCCCCCAGAGCTATCGTTCTTTTCTAGCACCATCCGGGCTTTATAGGCTTGTTCTAGCTGTTGAGAGCCTGAGTGGCCGCTAATTTTGCTTTGTCAATGAAAAGAATATGCTGTAATTCTAAAGGTGTAGAAGTTTGTGGTGATTTTACTGAGGCCGATGTGATAGCTATGACGGTCTAACAGTTTGGCAGATGCCTTTTGGAACGATGATGAGGAGCTACGCTTGATTCCATACCCCTACCTAGCTGAGTATGCATTTCGAAAACCCTACAGCCAAATTCCCGAGCTAAGCACAGCTTTCGATTATGGTGTGACACTTTCAGATCTTGGGCTATCTGCGGTGGCAGCGGGGCAGGCAGGCTATGTTCTCGTGATACCTCCCATATCTAAGAAGCGAGCTGGCATTTGGGTGAAGAAACCTAATCTTCATTATTTTGAAGCGGCTGAGCGAGTGATTCAGGAGATGGTTGAAGAGTCGGAGCGAGTTCGCGACGAACTAGTCCACGGCCGTCTCGACGAAGCACTTGATTCTATCGTTGCGGAGGCCAAACGTTACCTCGACGAGCAATACGATCCCAGCGGCCACATCGAAGGTATGGGCCAGGTGCAGGTGCGATTTGAACGCCTTCTCAAAGATCTGGCAGCTCTTAAAGAGCGCTTAGCCAAGCATTCATTGTTTGCCCCGGTCTCCGGTATAAATGAAACGATTGAATCCTACGAAAGTAGCCTTCGAGAGGCCCAAGAGCCCATGACCAAGGCTTTAGCTGATGAGCTGCAATCGCTTACCCAAGCTTATGATCACCTCAACCGCTTGCTTCAGGATGCAGTTCACGATCCAGACTTTCGTGATTCGTTTGTCACTTGGACTAAAGAAGAAAAAGTCAAGCTCACCGTTAAGAATGCTGTTGCCAAGGCAGGTGAGTACCTGGTCACTATATTATCAAACCAAGGGACGCTTCACTTAGAACATCCTCTGTATAATCGCTACCAAGCGGCATTGACCAAGATAGAATCAAGTCTTGCACTCGACCCTTGGTTAGAAACGATGGAGCGTCTTATGCTCCAGGTGGGGAGTAGCTTCGAGCAAGCGTTCAAGATGAAGGTCCATACAGTAAAGAATAGTCAAGAAGCTAACATTCTCCCAGCTGCTCCACGCATTGTGTTTGAGCTCGATCGATCGCTGGACTTGGAGCCTCTATATCGCCACCAAGTTGCGGCCTATGATGAGCTGTCGAAACACTCTGATGTCGAGGTGGACACCCACTTTGAAGTACACTCGCGGCATCCCTGGGAGCTACAAGTTGACTATCGATTCCAGTTTAAGGATCTAGTTGAGGGCTATCGCTGCCAGCTCAAAATTGAAAGCTTTTGGAAAGAAACCTATAAAGGTGTTTTGAGCCACAAAAGGTCAAGGCAGCTGTTGCTGGGGATGGAGCCAGAAGTTGCTCAAGACTTGGCCAAATTTTCACTATTGCAAGGTTTTCTCAATCAAAACAAGCTACCAAACTCCGATGGGCTTCTTAAGAAGCGTGATAAGTATCTCGATACCTGTAAGTTCTTCATTGAGCAAAACATGGAGAAAGATGGTTTTCATACCTTTGCAGAGCGGCATAACTCCTTTGCCTGTGGCAGCTTAAAACAAGCCAAAAACTTCAAGGCCATTCTGGAGAAACGCTTTGCTGACTTTAGTCTCGCTCGCCTTGCAACCAGCCACGCGGATATATTTAAGGGTCATCAGGACCGTCGCGTACGGCAAATACTCTTTTACGCTGGCCCCACAAATAGTGGCAAAAGCTATATGGCCTTTGAAGAGCTTGCCAAATATGAGACCGGCGTCTATCTCGGTCCGCTGAGACTGCTGGCCCTTGAGGGGGTTGAAGAATTACAAAAGCGCGGTAAGAAAGTATCCCTCATCACTGGTGAGGAGCGAGATATCGTTCCCGGCGCAACTCACATTAGCCAGACCATCGAAACCTTTGATCGTGAGCAGCAGTATGACTGTGCGATCATTGACGAGATTCAGATGATCTCCGATAAGGGGCGCGGTGGTGCGTTTATGGAAGCTCTCCTTAATATCAATGCCGACAAGGTCGTGCTCACAGGCTCAGACAACGCTGTAGAGATTGTTCAGGAAATCTGCAGCCTCACGGGGGACCTTTTCAAGGTTAAACGCTTGGAACGGAAGAATCCACTGAGCTGGATTGGCCGCTACTCCTTGGGTAAAGGCACGAAAGACGATCTTAAAGGTACTGCGATCGTTGCATTTACTAAGAAGTCGATTCATATGATCCGTAACCGTCTATTGAATGAGGGGTATACGGTTTCTGTGATCTACGGTGCCCTATCACCAGATGTGCGGCGATCCGAGGCTGAACGTTTCCGTTCCGGCGAAACTGATATACTGGTGGCTACCGATGCCATCGGCATGGGTTTGAACCTACCGATTAAGAGGGTTCTATTCTCTCAAAGTGATAAGTTTGACGGTGAATCCATCAGAGACCTTGAAGGTACTGAAGTAATCCAAATTGGGGGTCGAGCTGGTCGTTACGGGATGTTCCAGGAGGCCGGTGAAGTTGGTGTTGTGCCTGGACTTACGAAGTTCCAGGTTGATGAATCTGTGATTCGCGATGGCTTCTATAAGAAGTTAGGTAAGATCGATCGTGTCTATGTGTCGATTACCTACCGTCAGCTTTGGGATTCCTATCAGACTCTGAATCATGAACTTTCGTCGATCATTCAAACGCTAGCGGCTAAAAATAAGTACACGTGGCAGAAGGCTCGCCAAGCTCATATGGTCGATTCTGAGCGTTTTAATAAAGCTCAAATCCTAGAACAGGCTGCCAGTCGTGTCGCGAAGGAACTCGGCATCGATAAATCAGGGACCAAGGCCTTGCGGGCCATGAATGTTCCTTTCCCCATGATCTTTCGCTTACTGAATACGCCGTTTGACTCGGATCAGTATGAGGAAGTCCTTTACGAGTCATTCGAAAATGTCCTTCGGGTTGTCAGCCAGGAGAAGCCAAGAAAGCAGTGGGTGGACATCGACACGGCACCTATCAAGGGCTCGGTGGCTCTTGAACGAGCCGAAAACAATGTCAAGGCTCTCACACTACATTACTACTTTGCTTCGTTCTTTGAGTCTTTCGAAGAAAGCCCCTATGAACTCACTCCAGACGAGATCCTTCTATTGCGAAAAGAAGTTGGAATTCAAATTTCTAACTACCTTGCAAAAAATGAAACTCTCGATGGTATTGCTGGGCCGCGGCGGCGGCCCCAACGATCTGGAAACAGAGATGAAGGTGGTCGTTCACAGCAAGGTCAGCGACCTCGGGAGCGATCGAAGTCAGGGTCGCAGGGTCGCCGTCCTCGACGCCGTGGCCGGGGATAGAGTCCTAGGCACTAGTGCTTAGTCACATTGAATCCTCAGCGTTGTTGTCTTCGTCTCTCAATCGTCGCTGTACGGGAGTACTATCTCCTCAATCATTCCTCGACGCCTAGCTGAGAATCCAATGTGACTAAGCACTAGTGGGGGTATTCCACGCCCCACTTCTCAAAAAGTGGCTTGAGCTTGCCATTTTTAACAAACTTGGCAATCTGCTGGTCGTAAACACTAGCCAAGTTCTTGCCTCGTTCTGTGTCTTGAAATGCAATGTATAGATTTAGAGTTATCGCGAGCTGAGTCTTAAACTCATCCTTCTTCACCA
This window harbors:
- a CDS encoding ArnT family glycosyltransferase, translating into MTSFVSSYRTALKQFFEQSWLGYLFIALYGIRYGMAASIPLGNDEAYYWDWGRALQLSYYDHPPFVAWLSKLGQWVWPFSGYLEGRFWIPIAHLGLSLNLIYIASKLSRNALSVNQKLVFLLATQLAPIINLGGFMLMPDAGLLLWLSAFLALGIYILKEQHGQLSSFQGFLLGLLVGLSFLSKYHGIAIGGAGSLYLFLACKDCRKLSRVSAYLVGFAIAVSPVVFWNIANQFASFRFQLSHGFAEPSFHLDWGLRIITAELLLLTPLVLWGLIKGVRLGIGNQGVQLLCAASLPLLALVIAMSFFKEVLPHWPLPSLWLLSPVIVLGNPSAKSWWFKGNVIYSTALVGILALAVGVPSLRQSLLTSLGGKPQGLGELTLWPYLVEDLKEREAFSPAHFSHLDLPAHCKDQPRIGSFRWFWGAQLSFYMDGQPSIHVFDQNRPSYYDFRDDLSSDVGCPIVFIGDKRHANQPWLSQYIDTIDTEVFLPSMHQDRESIIIWGTIRKPFNRLSQLGKEASKGKS
- a CDS encoding endonuclease/exonuclease/phosphatase family protein, which translates into the protein MVIVVSPLKTIYKIIAYGISWLLLSLILLRSMAAIPAALAWDPIAVASYLPTHFAIGLAILAFALLASVGHSRMGLVAIAIAGLSYGIDGDHRLFSQAIKSAELYADGKNQDRKVQALALNAQCYTKGVQAVFGFIEDFQPDVVLLSENCLTRERQEHGEDLAAEHIPNYYWGHSASSTTVLTRHELVSYTDVPLPSPEVSLTRHNTDMNFSNMSRRQFGHAVVRIHGQNIHVISLRLIAGRAPSHHPWDKFRWGLKLFQFQKQELAFVEDYLSQLDGPIILGGDLNATPGSWPLKALGKNLKDNRLENSWFGGFTFRNDTLATLRLDFLLYNDRLDSLDSAIIREVVSDHYPVLGTFGLKESH
- a CDS encoding phosphatase PAP2 family protein, which codes for MQHQKLALTRLQELVPQAGTIKILVATCFVLAAIGPWDQPLTHWLAEHRVASFAQYWHQSIFEGDPIGASDYPVFLYIIALVVLILILPWKAKHDRLARLWLWSSFILYSGLVTAIGFIHPLKHLWGRARPYLVAKDEAPFSPWYLPGAFDWMSDRFSGSLPSGHTSTFLILITLSYCIYHRFYRQKTRLILVLALLASISLSFAMGVSRSMQMQHWVTDWILSVGGGWALIHYLFYQVWKMDQRLTPTSHGKTPSLSAMTLIAIPILMLGWFLSLRLLWSLLGR
- a CDS encoding NAD-dependent epimerase/dehydratase family protein; its protein translation is MRVAIVGASGFIGVSLLKALTGTYQCQALSRSRPRLDDGEYDWAPCDLHNLRDLEKSLSGCDVAIYLVHSMLASAGLNQGNFQDFDISLADNFARAARTCGVKRVIYLSGLIPDGKRSTHLESRLEVESLLRTYYPDVTILRAGIIAGSRGSSFSMMYRLSKKLPLMLLPSWTETLSQPVYVDDVVLAIEHCLSQSETSGHTYDLGSEPPLSYETMMKMIGKKVAREPKIVHIDTFSPTLSSLWITLISGAPLELTRPLVGSLKQPMLVRDQHRLKIPGHRFVSFAEALDKIFASKDIESFRPPHAFRSWFRKQSGRQVRSIQRLSLPKGWTADDVAHEYLNWLPRAMRYIISVRVEDNCAYFYINHTRIDLLKLQYSAERSEPTRSLFYIKGGILAHKQKQRGRLEFRQLPHEDSILAAIHDYVPALPWMVYRFSQAIIHGLVMRQFTKHLFSAKAKLPVARKHDRLAAQERPQQTQA
- a CDS encoding helicase-related protein, which codes for MADAFWNDDEELRLIPYPYLAEYAFRKPYSQIPELSTAFDYGVTLSDLGLSAVAAGQAGYVLVIPPISKKRAGIWVKKPNLHYFEAAERVIQEMVEESERVRDELVHGRLDEALDSIVAEAKRYLDEQYDPSGHIEGMGQVQVRFERLLKDLAALKERLAKHSLFAPVSGINETIESYESSLREAQEPMTKALADELQSLTQAYDHLNRLLQDAVHDPDFRDSFVTWTKEEKVKLTVKNAVAKAGEYLVTILSNQGTLHLEHPLYNRYQAALTKIESSLALDPWLETMERLMLQVGSSFEQAFKMKVHTVKNSQEANILPAAPRIVFELDRSLDLEPLYRHQVAAYDELSKHSDVEVDTHFEVHSRHPWELQVDYRFQFKDLVEGYRCQLKIESFWKETYKGVLSHKRSRQLLLGMEPEVAQDLAKFSLLQGFLNQNKLPNSDGLLKKRDKYLDTCKFFIEQNMEKDGFHTFAERHNSFACGSLKQAKNFKAILEKRFADFSLARLATSHADIFKGHQDRRVRQILFYAGPTNSGKSYMAFEELAKYETGVYLGPLRLLALEGVEELQKRGKKVSLITGEERDIVPGATHISQTIETFDREQQYDCAIIDEIQMISDKGRGGAFMEALLNINADKVVLTGSDNAVEIVQEICSLTGDLFKVKRLERKNPLSWIGRYSLGKGTKDDLKGTAIVAFTKKSIHMIRNRLLNEGYTVSVIYGALSPDVRRSEAERFRSGETDILVATDAIGMGLNLPIKRVLFSQSDKFDGESIRDLEGTEVIQIGGRAGRYGMFQEAGEVGVVPGLTKFQVDESVIRDGFYKKLGKIDRVYVSITYRQLWDSYQTLNHELSSIIQTLAAKNKYTWQKARQAHMVDSERFNKAQILEQAASRVAKELGIDKSGTKALRAMNVPFPMIFRLLNTPFDSDQYEEVLYESFENVLRVVSQEKPRKQWVDIDTAPIKGSVALERAENNVKALTLHYYFASFFESFEESPYELTPDEILLLRKEVGIQISNYLAKNETLDGIAGPRRRPQRSGNRDEGGRSQQGQRPRERSKSGSQGRRPRRRGRG